The following are from one region of the Sorghum bicolor cultivar BTx623 chromosome 2, Sorghum_bicolor_NCBIv3, whole genome shotgun sequence genome:
- the LOC8069122 gene encoding agamous-like MADS-box protein AGL29 translates to MVKGEVKPIENEEQRQICFTKRRQSLFNKASEISILCGAMVGSIVFSTSGTPFSFGHPSIDDVAKRFLSSVISDGPSSSCARNDYSWAVPDTIQLLNMEYSELQQALVSEKEKKKMLQEATKKEMDEPMMQLLNTNISELSLEELQEFQKYLDAIHGVVEEKDTKMPETSQPQGLVPELPMEIAPDQQYKFGDEHNSANPMAFTAPSSSDIEFIDGLFEVDGPCLSGDLADVFGLGDFPDN, encoded by the coding sequence ATGGTGAAGGGTGAGGTCAAGCCCATCGAGAATGAGGAACAGCGCCAGATATGCTTCACCAAGCGTCGCCAAAGTCTGTTCAACAAGGCTAGTGAGATCTCCATTTTGTGCGGAGCAATGGTTGGTTCTATTGTCTTCTCAACCAGTGGTACACCCTTTTCTTTTGGGCATCCATCCATTGATGATGTCGCAAAGCGATTCCTCAGTTCGGTTATTTCTGATGGTCCTTCTTCGAGTTGTGCAAGAAATGATTACAGCTGGGCTGTACCGGATACTATCCAGCTGCTGAATATGGAGTACTCAGAGCTGCAGCAGGCTCTGGTCTctgaaaaagagaaaaaaaagatgttACAAGAGGCTACTAAGAAGGAGATGGATGAACCTATGATGCAGTTGTTGAATACTAATATCTCGGAATTAAGCCTAGAAGAGCTGCAAGAGTTCCAGAAGTATCTGGACGCAATACATGGTGTTGTCGAAGAGAAGGACACTAAGATGCCTGAAAcgagccaacctcaaggattaGTGCCAGAACTTCCTATGGAGATAGCTCCAGACCAGCAGTACAAGTTTGGTGATGAGCACAACAGTGCCAATCCTATGGCGTTCACAGCTCCCAGTTCGAGCGATATTGAATTCATTGATGGATTATTTGAAGTCGACGGTCCCTGTCTTAGTGGTGATCTCGCTGATGTCTTTGGCCTAGGGGATTTCCCCGACAACTAG